From Deltaproteobacteria bacterium, one genomic window encodes:
- a CDS encoding D-tyrosyl-tRNA(Tyr) deacylase, which yields MRAVVQRVCEARVTVAAELVGEMGAGLLALVGVASEDGEADAKELAAKLVHLRVFPDAEGRMNRSLLETGGTLGVVSQFTLLGDARKGRRPSYVRAAEPPQAEPLVEAVVQEARRLGVTTITGRFRAAMRVALVNDGPVTILLDTTRQF from the coding sequence TTGCGCGCAGTGGTGCAGCGCGTGTGCGAGGCGCGCGTCACGGTGGCCGCCGAGCTGGTGGGCGAGATGGGCGCGGGGCTGCTCGCGCTCGTGGGCGTCGCGAGCGAGGACGGCGAGGCCGACGCGAAGGAGCTCGCCGCAAAGCTCGTGCACCTGCGCGTGTTCCCCGATGCCGAGGGGCGCATGAACCGCTCGCTGCTCGAGACGGGCGGCACGCTCGGCGTGGTGTCTCAGTTCACGCTGCTCGGTGATGCACGAAAGGGGCGGCGGCCGTCGTACGTGAGGGCCGCTGAGCCTCCGCAAGCCGAGCCGCTGGTGGAGGCCGTGGTCCAGGAGGCGCGCCGGCTGGGTGTGACCACGATCACCGGGCGCTTCCGGGCCGCGATGCGCGTGGCGCTCGTGAACGACGGGCCCGTGACGATTCTGCTCGACACGACTCGGCAGTTCTGA
- the dcd gene encoding dCTP deaminase — protein MTVLTREVLLEEIAARRIVIEPLAPDQVGPASIDLTLGDEIRVIERNTATIPIREDTDYREHTRVASLAQPYVLAPGATIHGITRERITLAQDLCGLLEGRSRFARLGLMIHVTSAFVQPGVSNRQVLEISNVSGHPLEIHAGVRLCQLVVMRAEGRASYQGRFAKQDAL, from the coding sequence ATGACCGTTCTCACGCGCGAAGTGCTGCTCGAGGAGATCGCTGCGCGGCGCATCGTGATCGAGCCGCTCGCGCCCGATCAGGTCGGGCCGGCCTCGATCGACCTCACGCTCGGCGACGAGATTCGCGTGATCGAGCGCAACACGGCGACGATTCCGATCCGCGAGGACACGGATTATCGCGAGCACACGCGCGTCGCCTCGCTCGCGCAGCCGTACGTGCTCGCGCCCGGCGCCACGATTCACGGCATCACGCGCGAGCGCATCACCCTCGCGCAGGATCTGTGCGGTCTGCTCGAGGGCCGCAGCCGCTTCGCGCGGCTCGGCCTGATGATTCACGTCACTTCGGCGTTCGTGCAGCCCGGCGTGTCGAATCGCCAGGTGCTCGAGATCAGCAACGTCTCGGGGCATCCGCTCGAGATCCACGCCGGCGTGCGCCTCTGTCAGCTCGTCGTGATGCGCGCCGAGGGCCGCGCGAGTTATCAGGGGCGCTTCGCGAAGCAGGACGCGCTGTAG
- a CDS encoding glycerophosphodiester phosphodiesterase gives MHPFFERARPLVFGHRGACGERPENTLASFELALAQGADVIETDVHLTRDGEVVV, from the coding sequence ATGCACCCGTTCTTCGAGCGCGCGCGTCCCCTCGTCTTCGGCCACCGCGGTGCGTGCGGCGAACGCCCGGAGAACACGCTCGCCTCCTTCGAGCTCGCGCTCGCGCAGGGCGCCGACGTGATCGAGACCGACGTGCACCTGACGCGCGATGGCGAGGTGGTCGT